Proteins from one Mercurialis annua linkage group LG7, ddMerAnnu1.2, whole genome shotgun sequence genomic window:
- the LOC126655659 gene encoding uncharacterized protein LOC126655659 has translation MESHHPPPPSPSPPSSSSSFTENWKERILIPTILGGIGGGGVGLISKYRPTHGLANISATYATNFAIVSACYCGAREFVRVSRKSEPDDLINSAVAGFGTGALLGRLQGGQAGAFRYSIIFAVAGTTLDFATIKLRPNLKSFKEWLHGEKGSWLELPEWSPIRVLDEEALAAKQARDEQLYKQRMQTALGQLGKEES, from the exons ATGGAATCACATCATCCGCCTCCGCCGTCTCCGTCGCCGCcgtcttcttcttcctcattcACTGAAAATTGGAAGGAGCGGATACTCATCCCCACTATTCTTGGAG GGATTGGTGGTGGAGGAGTTGGGTTGATTTCTAAGTATAGACCAACTCATGGACTGGCTAATATTTCTGCTACTTATGCTACTAATTTTGCTATTGTCTCTGCTTGCTACTGTG GGGCACGTGAATTTGTAAGGGTATCTCGGAAATCAGAACCTGATGATCTAATAAACTCTGCAGTTGCTGGATTTGGTACTGGTGCTCTTCTTGGACGTCTTCAAG GTGGTCAAGCTGGCGCCTTCCGTTACTCAATCATCTTTGCTGTTGCGGGAACAACCTTGGATTTTGCAACAATTAAGCTAAGACCAAATTTGAAGAGTTTCAAAGAATGGTTACATGGAGAGAAAGGTAGTTGGTTGGAACTACCAGAGTGGTCTCCGATTCGAGTACTGGATGAGGAAGCCCTTGCAGCTAAACAAGCTAGGGATGAGCAACTTTATAAGCAAAGAATGCAAACAGCACTTGGTCAACTTGGCAAAGAAGAATCTTGA
- the LOC126655660 gene encoding DNA-directed RNA polymerase subunit 10-like protein, which produces MIIPVRCFTCGKVIGNKWDTYLDLLQADYSEGDALDALGLVRYCCRRMLMTHVDLIEKLLNYNTMERSEGT; this is translated from the exons ATGATTATTCCAGTGCGTTGCTTTACTTGCGGCAAG GTGATCGGAAACAAATGGGATACGTATCTTGATCTTCTTCAAGCTGACTACTCTGAAGG AGATGCTCTTGACGCGTTGGGTTTAGTCCGTTATTGCTGTCGGCGTATGCTTATGACTCATGTCGACCTAATTGAAAAGCTCTTGAACTACAACA CCATGGAGAGAAGCGAGGGAACCTAA
- the LOC126655658 gene encoding FHA domain-containing protein FHA2: MGATGSDVEAGFAKLQGEDFEYYMQTYSIVLGRNSKKSTVDVDLSSLGGGMNISRHHARIFYDFTRRRFALEVLGKNGCLVEGVLHLPGNQPVKLDSQDLLQIGDKEFYFLLPVRSILGGHLGLRHHVNVVPQYAGHHHDRMVGPVAVGTVKKGGRSREFFEEEFDEEEEFGGGSSGGKKRRDGLEGYGYAGGSGSGGGKAGLAGGLVPSEKKIEGRSRVDRDSDNQQLLQLEEKDVVSSVATVLSDLCGPGEWMPMEKLHKELLEQYSNVWHHSRVRRYLTSEDWPNPEAKGKPWHGLLMLLRKYPEHFVINLRSKNRVTQEFVSLVSLLS; the protein is encoded by the exons ATGGGAGCGACCGGTAGCGACGTGGAAGCCGGGTTTGCCAAGCTACAAGGAGAGGATTTCGAGTATTACATGCAAACATATTCCATAGTATTAGGCCGGAATTCTAAAAAATCAACCGTCGATGTCGATCTATCAAGTCTCGGCGGCGGAATGAACATCTCCCGCCACCACGCTCGCATATTCTACGACTTCACACGGCGTCGTTTTGCTCTCGAGGTACTAGGTAAAAACGGTTGTTTAGTTGAAGGCGTACTGCATTTACCGGGGAACCAGCCGGTGAAACTTGATTCACAAGATTTGTTGCAAATTGGGGATAAGGAATTTTATTTCTTGTTGCCTGTGAGGAGTATTTTAGGTGGCCATTTAGGGTTGAGGCATCACGTGAACGTTGTGCCGCAGTATGCCGGACATCATCATGATAGGATGGTGGGGCCGGTCGCGGTGGGGACTGTTAAAAAAGGCGGTAGGTCGAGAGAGTTTTTCGAGGAGGAGTTTGATGAAGAGGAGGAATTTGGCGGCGGGAGCAGCGGTGGTAAGAAGAGGAGGGATGGTTTGGAGGGTTATGGTTATGCTGGTGGTAGTGGCTCTGGTGGTGGTAAAGCTGGATTAGCTGGTGGTTTAG TCCCTTCagagaaaaaaattgaaggaAGATCTAGAGTTGATCGTGATTCCGACAATCAACAACTACTACAATTGGAGGAAAAGGATGTAGTTTCATCTGTGGCAACTGTGCTGTCTGACCTTTGTGGTCCTGGAGAATGGATGCCAATGGAGAAACTCCATAAAGAG TTACTGGAGCAATATAGCAATGTCTGGCATCACAGCCGAGTGAGGAGATATCTCACCTCTGAGGACTGGCCTAACCCTGAAGCCAAAGGGAAACCCTGGCACGGCTTGCTTATGTTACTACGAAAATACCCAGAGCACTTTGTCATCAACTTAAGGTCCAAGAATCGTGTAACACAGGAGTTCGTTTCTCTCGTCTCTCTATTGTCTTAA
- the LOC126656052 gene encoding oleoyl-acyl carrier protein thioesterase 2, chloroplastic-like — protein MLSYCNIQYPVVSSSQCRFLLTQSNHSRPFLRWSPICSSNNNKNYSSLRVGAVVSDRTTSLANELRVGNLSEDGLSYKERVIVRSYEVGINKTVTVETLANYLQEVGCNHAQIVGFSTNGFSTTHTMRKLHLIWVTARMHIEIYKYPAWCDVVEVETWCQNDGRIGTRRDWILTDYATGEAIGRATSKWVMMNQDTRRLQKVSNDVRQEYLIFCPPDLRLAFPEENNSSLNKIAKLEDPAQSSKLGLVPRRADLDMNQHVNNVTYIGWVLESIPQEIIDTHELQTITLDYRRECQQHDIVDSLTSIEHNTNTDQHSPNFLHLLRLSRNGLEINRGRTQWRKKPSTS, from the exons ATGTTAAGTTATTGTAATATTCAATACCCGGTAGTTTCATCTTCTCAATGCAGATTCTTACTAACTCAATCCAATCACAGCCGACCATTTTTGCGTTGGTCACCAATTTGTAGctcaaacaataataaaaattattcttctCTTCGAGTTGGTGCTGTTGTCTCTGATCGGACCACCAGTTTGGCTAATGAGTTACGTGTAGGGAATCTAAGTGAAGATGGATTGTCTTATAAGGAGAGAGTTATAGTAAGAAGCTATGAAGTTGGGATTAATAAAACTGTCACTGTTGAAACTCTTGCTAATTACTTGCAG GAGGTTGGGTGCAATCATGCTCAAATTGTAGGATTTTCAACAAATGGATTTTCCACAACCCACACAATGAGGAAATTACATCTGATATGGGTAACTGCTCGGATGCATATTGAGATATACAAATACCCTGCTTGGTGTGACGTTGTTGAAGTCGAAACATGGTGCCAAAATGACGGCAGAATCGGAACCAGACGCGATTGGATTTTGACTGATTACGCGACCGGTGAAGCTATAGGAAGAGCCACAAGTAAGTGGGTGATGATGAACCAAGATACTAGGCGCCTTCAGAAAGTCAGCAATGATGTCCGGCAAGAATACTTAATTTTCTGCCCGCCAGACCTCAG ATTGGCATTTCCGGAGGAAAACAATAGCAGCTTGAACAAAATTGCAAAACTAGAAGATCCTGCTCAATCTTCCAAACTTGGCCTAGTG CCTAGAAGAGCAGATTTGGACATGAATCAACATGTCAATAATGTCACCTACATAGGATGGGTTCTTGAG AGCATACCTCAAGAAATCATAGACACGCATGAACTACAAACCATCACATTGGATTACAGAAGAGAATGCCAACAACACGACATAGTTGATTCACTCACAAGCATAGAACACAACACAAATACTGATCAACATTCCCCTAATTTCTTACATCTCCTCAGATTATCAAGAAACGGCCTCGAAATTAACCGCGGCCGAACTCAATGGAGAAAAAAACCATCTACATCATAG
- the LOC126656571 gene encoding membrane protein of ER body-like protein has product MGHTNTAISILILDPEDGQTITSEPRNHKGLEILKSIAYGGLTESVTSLGVVTSAASADATTLNILALALANLVGGLFIIAHNIRELRKEQQRESNTDPTNERYRELLGKRKNFILHTTVAILSFLVFGSVAPVVYGSSFRKSDNKEYKLAAVTAASLFCIIILAICKAYARKSLPKNYIKIVMYYAVVGFAVSGVSYLSGQLIRKLLENFALFKSEKPAAWAS; this is encoded by the exons ATGGGACATACTAATACAG CTATATCAATCTTGATTTTGGATCCTGAAGATGGACAAACAATAACTTCTGAGCCAAGAAATCATAAGGGTTTGGAAATCTTGAAAAGTATTGCATATGGTGGCTTAACAGAATCAGTTACAAGCTTAGGCGTTGTGACATCTGCTGCAAGTGCTGATGCTACCACAT TGAACATTCTGGCTTTGGCGTTGGCAAACCTCGTTGGCGGACTCTTCATCATCGCTCACAAT ATTAGGGAGCTTAGAAAGGAACAACAGCGAGAAAGCAACACCGATCCAACAAATGAACGATACCGAGAGTTACTTGGCAAGAGAAAGAACTTTATTCTTCATACTACAGTTGCTATATTATCATTCCTTGTTTTTGGTTCAGTTGCTCCAGTAGTCTATGGTTCCTCATTCAGGAAGAGTGACAATAAGGAATATAAGCTAGCAGCAGTTACAGCAGCTTCTCTTTTCTGTATTATCATACTTGCTATTTGTAAAGCTTACGCCAGGAAATCGCTGCCTAAAAACTACATCAAGATCGTAATGTACTATGCTGTTGTTGGATTTGCAGTTTCAGGAGTTTCATACTTATCGGGCCAACTTATCAGAAAGCTACTCGAAAATTTTGCTTTGTTTAAATCAGAGAAACCTGCTGCTTGGGCATCCTAA
- the LOC126656051 gene encoding oleoyl-acyl carrier protein thioesterase 1, chloroplastic-like yields the protein MLKAVPYCNATDQIQALVSSSQCRFLSTQFNNRPCLLNRRLGANGVVCCSSKGNRHCNNSGSAVHGAAAVVSETSSGVESCESWANRLRLGNLTEDGLSYKERFIVRSYEVGINKTATVETIANFLQEVGCNHAQSVGFSTDGFATTLTMRKLHLIWVTARMHIEIYKYPAWSDVVEVETWCQSEGRIGTRRDWILTDYATGEVIGRATSKWVMMNEDTRRLQKVSDDVREEYLVFCPRELRLSFPEENNRSLKKIAKLEDPAQYSKLGLVPRRADLDMNQHVNNVTYIGWVLESIPQEIIDTHELQTITLDYRRECQQDDVVDSLTSVEPSEDSKGFTEHQGTNGSATRAAHAEDCRNFSHLLRLSKDGLEINRGRTEWRKKSTR from the exons atgttgaagGCAGTACCGTATTGTAATGCCACAGACCAAATCCAGGCTCTGGTTTCGTCTTCTCAATGCAGATTCTTGTCGACCCAATTCAATAACCGGCCCTGTTTATTGAATCGCCGATTGGGAGCAAACGGTGTCGTTTGTTGTAGCTCGAAAGGTAATCGTCATTGTAATAATTCGGGTTCTGCTGTTCATGGTGCTGCTGCTGTTGTGTCGGAGACGAGCAGTGGAGTTGAGTCGTGTGAGAGCTGGGCGAATCGTTTGCGGTTGGGGAATTTAACGGAGGATGGGTTGTCTTATAAGGAGAGATTTATTGTGAGGAGTTATGAGGTTGGGATTAATAAAACGGCCACTGTTGAAACCATTGCTAATTTCTTGCAG GAGGTTGGCTGCAACCATGCTCAAAGTGTTGGGTTTTCAACTGATGGATTTGCCACAACCCTCACCATGAGGAAATTACATCTCATATGGGTAACTGCTCGCATGCATATTGAGATTTACAAATACCCGGCTTG GAGTGATGTAGTTGAAGTGGAAACATGGTGCCAAAGTGAAGGAAGAATTGGAACCAGACGTGATTGGATTTTGACGGATTATGCCACTGGTGAAGTTATAGGAAGAGCCACAAG TAAGTGGGTGATGATGAACGAAGATACTAGGCGGCTTCAGAAAGTCAGCGATGATGTCCGAGAAGAGTACTTAGTTTTCTGCCCACGAGAACTCAG ATTATCATTTCCGGAGGAAAACAATCGCAGCTTGAAGAAAATTGCAAAACTAGAAGATCCCGCTCAATATTCCAAACTTGGGCTAGTG CCTAGAAGAGCAGACCTGGACATGAATCAACATGTTAATAATGTCACCTACATAGGATGGGTTCTTGAG AGCATACCTCAAGAAATCATCGACACGCATGAACTGCAAACAATCACCTTGGATTACAGAAGGGAATGCCAACAAGATGACGTAGTTGATTCACTTACAAGTGTGGAACCCTCTGAGGATTCAAAAGGTTTCACAGAGCATCAAGGAACAAATGGGTCTGCCACCAGAGCTGCCCACGCCGAAGACTGCCGGAACTTTTCACATCTGCTCAGATTGTCAAAAGATGGGCTTGAAATAAACCGTGGCCGCACTGAATGGAGAAAGAAATCAACTAGATGA
- the LOC126656570 gene encoding uncharacterized protein LOC126656570 codes for MGVLIESWCFCKGVGKSEKMKAAIFSGKGSAMAIVSGNGVSGTGFLIHRNLLLTAHLNIPSVSSAESSEIRVQNGVAASLVPHRFFITSSVLDLTIVGLDTIEGDSSTPGQQPHYLKTCSKPNLDLGSVVYILGYTDQKELTVGEGKVVIATDNLIKLSTDGIQWNPGSAGFDAQGNLAFMICDPMKLATSPNTKSSSTSSSSSTSLKKDSPLQFGIPIPIICDWLNQHWEGNLDELTKPKLPIIRLMSTGQKSEQSSASFTLRQVFKSTEDDNNGTPSSSNTVSKIEDQNRPGCSGVTNDAKEDNPIIDPHAVHMQGILTPEIYESRKLTAAPVRKTESFPIQLLDINFPPKATRATVQPLLNNQLTPNSEENCATGLPPQSRLDEDEIKDSEIVSPEAQAEVSSTGSVNGAQSEVQSSSSPVDVPGMYNGYSSEEETMYSAETAESRNYSTPREGKFQHVGRSQSCVSHNRWGSAGNRNAVARRTSLEQQRSFVHGRKMHSQGATSQRSNDYFSPTVSSRMKKRNNSEPQTKSKPSAVHSSPRWMF; via the exons ATGGGTGTTTTAATCGAGTCATGGTGCTTTTGCAAAGGTGTGGGGAAGTCTGAGAAAATGAAAGCTGCCATTTTTTCCGGTAAGGGTTCGGCCATGGCTATTGTCTCCGGAAATGGAGTTTCTGGTACTGGGTTTTTGATCCACCGGAATCTTTTATTAACTGCCCATCTTAATATTCCGTCTGTTAGTTCTGCTGAAAGTTCTGAGATCCGTGTTCAGAATGGTGTTGCTGCTAGTCTTGTCCCTCACAG GTTCTTTATCACGAGTTCTGTACTGGACCTCACAATAGTTGGTTTAGATACCATAGAGGGAGACTCGAGCACCCCAGGACAGCAGCCTCACTACTTGAAAACATGTTCTAAACCAAATCTGGATCTGGGCAGTGTTGTTTACATTTTAGGATACACAGACCAGAAAGAATTGACGGTAGGTGAGGGAAAGGTGGTAATAGCCACTGACAATCTTATAAAATTGTCAACTGATGGAATCCAGTGGAACCCTGGATCTGCAGGTTTTGATGCACAAGGCAATCTagcttttatgatctgtgaTCCTATGAAATTAGCCACATCTCCAAATACCAAATCTTCTTCTACTTCATCTTCATCCTCTACCTCTTTGAAGAAAGATTCTCCCTTGCAATTTGGTATTCCCATTCCTATCATCTGTGATTGGTTAAACCAGCATTGGGAAGGTAACCTTGATGAACTTACTAAACCCAAATTACCAATTATTAGATTGATGTCCACAGGCCAAAAGAGCGAGCAGTCTTCTGCTTCCTTCACTCTCCGCCAGGTTTTCAAGTCAACAGAAGATGATAACAATGGGACCCCTTCATCATCAAATACAGTCTCTAAAATTGAGGATCAAAACAGACCAGGATGTTCTGGTGTGACAAATGATGCCAAAGAAGATAACCCCATCATCGATCCCCATGCTGTCCATATGCAGGGAATCTTGACTCCAGAAATATATGAATCGCGAAAGCTAACTGCAGCTCCTGTTAGAAAAACGGAAAGTTTTCCAATCCAGCTTCTGGATATTAATTTCCCTCCAAAGGCCACCAGAGCTACTGTTCAGCCACTGTTAAATAATCAGTTGACCCCTAACTCCGAGGAGAATTGTGCCACGGGACTCCCTCCACAAAGTCGGTTAGATGAAGATGAAATCAAGGACAGTGAAATTGTTAGCCCTGAAGCACAAGCTGAGGTTTCATCCACTGGTTCTGTAAATGGGGCTCAAAGTGAGGTTCAGTCGAGTTCTTCCCCTGTAGATGTTCCAGGTATGTATAATGGGTATAGCAGTGAGGAAGAGACGATGTATTCTGCAGAAACTGCCGAGAGCCGTAACTATTCGACTCCTAGAGAGGGCAAGTTTCAGCATGTCGGAAGGAGCCAGAGTTGTGTTAGTCATAATAGATGGGGAAGTGCTGGAAATAGGAATGCCGTGGCTCGTAGAACATCGTTGGAGCAGCAGAGAAGTTTTGTTCATGGAAGGAAGATGCATTCACAAGGAGCAACATCTCAGAGAAGTAATGACTACTTCAGTCCAACTGtgtcatcaagaatgaagaaaAGAAACAACTCAGAGCCACAGACCAAATCAAAGCCGAGTGCTGTTCACTCTTCTCCGAGATGGATGTTCTGA